A genomic window from Candidatus Binatia bacterium includes:
- a CDS encoding homoserine kinase has translation MTDAALDKRQIVGLAEEYGLGKVQGVGPAPRGWSRPSNHQKNFLVDVGRSKVIFRFDDRRGELDLKREVDLFLYLRKHGFPCPQPLADRKSRHYRDVGGARLTAYKNIDGKRPEVGDFSGNQIEGVGRALGELHLIGKGYKKGIENRFSFDRVADLYAEIRRRLPPYFKRITRTLDEEVDYLGNYLETKLPKGVIYGDLLSENVLLKGDKLVGIVSFEAACRGKFIFDLATAVNALCFNDGSYDLKRFETVIAGYESMRTLSLAEWDAFPNELRFSAFRFTVTRLRDILGLADSAACFAAITEERIPALADDARSAAIRGFQEFFGRLSILRRERDGGMEPMLLAMATGYDYRKYQKVKAVERKGSKS, from the coding sequence ATGACCGACGCCGCGCTAGACAAGAGGCAGATCGTAGGCCTCGCCGAGGAGTACGGGCTCGGGAAGGTTCAAGGGGTTGGGCCAGCGCCGCGTGGATGGTCGCGCCCGTCGAACCACCAGAAGAACTTCCTGGTCGACGTCGGTCGCAGCAAGGTGATCTTCCGCTTCGACGACCGCCGCGGCGAGCTCGACCTGAAGCGTGAGGTCGATCTCTTCCTGTACCTGCGCAAGCACGGCTTCCCGTGCCCGCAGCCGCTCGCGGATCGCAAGAGCCGCCACTATCGGGATGTCGGCGGCGCGCGACTCACCGCCTACAAGAACATCGACGGCAAGCGTCCCGAGGTCGGCGACTTCAGCGGCAACCAGATCGAGGGCGTCGGTCGCGCGCTCGGCGAGCTGCACCTCATCGGCAAGGGCTACAAGAAGGGCATCGAGAACCGCTTCAGCTTCGATCGTGTCGCGGATCTCTACGCCGAGATCCGGCGGCGTCTGCCCCCGTACTTCAAGCGCATCACCCGCACGCTCGACGAAGAAGTCGACTACCTGGGGAACTACCTCGAGACGAAGCTCCCCAAGGGCGTCATCTACGGCGACCTGCTGAGCGAGAACGTCCTGCTGAAGGGCGACAAGCTCGTCGGCATCGTCAGCTTCGAGGCCGCCTGCCGCGGTAAGTTCATCTTCGATCTCGCGACCGCCGTGAATGCCCTGTGCTTCAACGACGGCAGCTACGACTTGAAGCGGTTCGAGACGGTCATCGCCGGTTACGAGTCGATGCGTACGCTCTCGCTGGCGGAGTGGGACGCGTTCCCCAACGAGCTGCGCTTCTCCGCGTTCCGGTTCACCGTCACGCGGCTTCGCGACATCCTGGGCCTGGCCGATTCGGCCGCCTGTTTCGCTGCCATCACCGAGGAGCGCATCCCCGCGCTGGCGGATGATGCGCGTAGTGCGGCGATTCGCGGCTTCCAGGAGTTCTTCGGCCGGCTTTCGATCCTCCGCCGCGAACGTGATGGCGGGATGGAGCCGATGTTGCTCGCCATGGCCACTGGCTACGACTACCGGAAGTATCAGAAGGTGAAGGCGGTCGAGCGCAAGGGCAGTAAGTCCTGA
- a CDS encoding DUF4147 domain-containing protein, whose translation MGHRADLEAIYRAGVEAVAPGHLIRRHVRRAGGRIEVDLGTRRFRVPVGELWVAGAGKAAAAMAEAIADLAPEARGLVIAPRGRTGARTRRVGRIDILPGSHPVPDRLSFASTEALLRRLRRRPPTDTVLFLLSGGASALLARPTRGVGERDKVRLGRLLLKCGADIGLMNAVRKHVSSVKGGGVLRAAAPRRVLTLALSDVIGDPLPTIGSGPTVADPSTFEEAWRGLAALGVLGDLPVAVRRRLEAGCAGRPDVVETVKPGSADERRSYPCVIGSNRIALNGAAREARRRGYRVENLRAPLRGEAAMAAAAFVAGLGGRGGPTCILAGGETTVSVGKATGRGGRNQEFAVAAMAGLAGGPWSLLSAGTDGIDGQTPAAGGFADGRSRRRAGGAAVVRRVLREHDCGGLLESIGDTLVTGPSGTNVMDFVAALRGPSAK comes from the coding sequence GTGGGCCATCGCGCCGACCTCGAAGCGATCTACCGAGCCGGTGTCGAGGCCGTTGCGCCTGGTCATCTGATCCGTCGCCACGTCCGTCGGGCAGGGGGAAGGATCGAGGTCGATCTGGGCACACGGCGGTTCCGCGTGCCCGTCGGGGAGCTCTGGGTTGCCGGCGCTGGGAAGGCTGCGGCGGCCATGGCCGAGGCGATCGCCGATCTGGCGCCCGAAGCCCGTGGTCTGGTCATAGCCCCGCGTGGGCGAACGGGGGCCCGCACGCGGCGCGTCGGGCGGATCGACATTCTGCCCGGCTCGCATCCGGTTCCGGACCGGCTCAGCTTCGCGTCGACCGAGGCGCTGCTCCGTCGTCTTCGCCGCCGACCGCCGACCGACACGGTTCTGTTCCTGTTGAGCGGTGGCGCGTCGGCGCTCCTGGCCCGCCCCACCCGCGGCGTCGGAGAGCGCGACAAGGTCCGGCTCGGGAGGCTCTTGCTCAAGTGCGGCGCCGATATCGGCTTGATGAACGCGGTGCGAAAGCACGTCTCGAGCGTGAAGGGCGGCGGCGTACTGCGGGCCGCCGCGCCTCGACGGGTGCTGACTCTGGCGCTCTCGGACGTGATCGGCGACCCGCTGCCGACGATAGGGTCCGGCCCGACGGTCGCTGACCCGTCGACTTTCGAGGAGGCCTGGCGCGGGTTGGCGGCTCTCGGGGTCCTGGGGGATCTTCCGGTCGCGGTGCGGCGCCGTCTCGAGGCGGGCTGCGCGGGGCGCCCGGATGTGGTCGAGACCGTGAAGCCCGGCTCGGCGGACGAGCGGCGTTCCTACCCCTGTGTGATCGGTTCGAATCGAATCGCGCTCAACGGGGCGGCCCGGGAGGCGCGCCGGCGGGGCTACCGGGTGGAGAACCTGCGGGCACCCCTGCGCGGTGAGGCGGCCATGGCGGCGGCGGCCTTTGTGGCAGGACTCGGTGGGCGAGGGGGGCCGACCTGCATACTCGCGGGCGGGGAGACCACCGTCAGTGTCGGGAAGGCCACGGGGCGGGGTGGGCGCAATCAGGAGTTCGCCGTCGCTGCGATGGCCGGCCTCGCCGGCGGGCCCTGGTCCCTCCTCTCGGCCGGAACCGACGGCATCGATGGGCAGACACCGGCCGCCGGCGGGTTCGCAGATGGGCGGTCCCGGCGTCGGGCGGGTGGGGCGGCCGTCGTTCGCCGGGTCCTGCGCGAGCACGATTGCGGCGGACTCCTCGAATCGATCGGGGATACCCTGGTGACAGGCCCTTCGGGGACGAATGTGATGGATTTCGTCGCCGCGCTCCGAGGGCCGAGCGCCAAATAG
- a CDS encoding TraR/DksA family transcriptional regulator, which translates to MRKAFLKNAQESLLKMREQVLADIESDTKTSRSGHKDEGMDAYDLASEERDRDISMILSDRDRRKLQSLDEALVRIKAGSYGICDECELDIAEERLKALPFTRLCVICQADQEKEARQTRQADDDRGIRRFAVGDDGGDDS; encoded by the coding sequence ATGCGTAAAGCGTTCCTGAAAAATGCCCAAGAATCCCTGCTGAAAATGCGTGAGCAGGTCCTCGCTGACATCGAGAGCGACACGAAGACCAGTCGTTCCGGCCATAAGGACGAGGGCATGGATGCCTACGACCTGGCCAGCGAAGAGCGGGATCGCGACATCAGCATGATCCTGTCCGACCGCGACCGCCGGAAGCTGCAGTCGCTGGACGAGGCTCTCGTGCGGATCAAGGCCGGCAGCTACGGCATCTGTGACGAGTGCGAGCTCGACATCGCCGAGGAGCGCCTGAAGGCGCTGCCCTTCACCCGGCTATGCGTCATCTGCCAGGCTGATCAGGAGAAGGAAGCCCGCCAGACCCGGCAGGCGGACGACGATCGCGGCATTCGCCGCTTCGCCGTTGGCGACGACGGCGGCGACGACTCCTAG
- a CDS encoding YajQ family cyclic di-GMP-binding protein produces MPSFDVVSEVDIPEVENALEQTRREVGQRYDFKGSKTEIAFPEKKVIQLVSDDDYKVNAVVEILQGKLAKRQVSLKSLEYGKVEPSAGGLAKQTITVHQGLEKDDAKEIVKMIKASKLKVQAQLQDAQVRVTGKKRDDLQAVMQLLRDADYKRALQYVNMRD; encoded by the coding sequence GTGCCGTCATTCGATGTCGTGTCCGAAGTCGACATTCCCGAGGTCGAGAATGCCCTGGAGCAGACCCGCCGCGAGGTCGGTCAGCGATACGACTTCAAGGGCTCGAAGACCGAGATCGCGTTCCCCGAGAAGAAGGTCATCCAGCTCGTGTCCGACGATGACTACAAGGTGAACGCCGTCGTCGAGATCCTGCAGGGCAAGCTTGCGAAGCGGCAGGTGAGCCTCAAGTCGCTCGAGTACGGGAAGGTCGAGCCGTCGGCCGGTGGTCTCGCCAAGCAGACGATCACCGTCCATCAGGGGCTGGAAAAGGACGACGCCAAAGAGATCGTGAAGATGATCAAGGCGAGCAAGCTGAAGGTCCAGGCCCAGCTCCAGGACGCGCAGGTGCGCGTGACCGGGAAGAAGCGGGACGACCTACAGGCAGTGATGCAGCTCCTGCGGGACGCCGATTACAAGCGGGCCCTGCAGTACGTGAACATGCGCGACTGA
- the lolA gene encoding outer membrane lipoprotein chaperone LolA, translating to MRNAICAVLLLATVLGASARAEDDAEEIAGRVQARYDETVDLSASFTQEMRIQAGGQVLRSKGRMYFERPGLMRWEYESPEPQTIVADGKHLWIHQPEDEQVLRAPLEQAFQSQTPVSFLFGVARIGRDFDPKMAEEGEDGGLRIELHPKAEEGGALGLLTLEVDPDSYDLRAATVRDPLGNVTEVRLIDPQRNEGVDKDLFHFERPPGTDIIEAPGG from the coding sequence GTGCGGAACGCGATCTGCGCAGTCCTTTTGCTTGCTACGGTGCTCGGCGCGTCGGCGCGGGCCGAGGACGATGCGGAAGAGATCGCCGGGCGCGTCCAAGCCCGGTACGACGAGACGGTGGACTTGTCCGCTTCGTTCACGCAGGAGATGCGAATTCAGGCGGGGGGCCAGGTGCTCCGTTCGAAGGGGCGGATGTATTTCGAGAGGCCCGGCCTCATGCGGTGGGAGTACGAATCGCCTGAGCCGCAGACGATCGTAGCGGATGGCAAGCACCTCTGGATCCATCAGCCCGAGGACGAGCAGGTGCTGCGCGCGCCGCTCGAGCAGGCCTTTCAGTCCCAGACGCCGGTCTCGTTCCTCTTCGGCGTGGCGCGCATCGGACGCGACTTCGATCCGAAGATGGCCGAGGAGGGCGAGGACGGTGGTCTTCGCATCGAGCTTCACCCGAAAGCGGAGGAGGGCGGCGCCCTCGGCCTCCTCACCCTCGAAGTCGATCCCGATTCCTATGACCTCCGCGCGGCGACCGTTCGGGATCCCCTGGGCAACGTGACCGAGGTTCGCCTGATCGACCCGCAGCGCAACGAGGGCGTCGACAAGGACCTGTTCCACTTCGAGCGGCCGCCGGGCACGGACATCATCGAGGCCCCGGGCGGCTGA